One window of the Cryptomeria japonica chromosome 7, Sugi_1.0, whole genome shotgun sequence genome contains the following:
- the LOC131039800 gene encoding LOW QUALITY PROTEIN: alpha-humulene synthase (The sequence of the model RefSeq protein was modified relative to this genomic sequence to represent the inferred CDS: substituted 1 base at 1 genomic stop codon): protein MPERFHNKWNNDFVQSLETPYEGSEYRESVETLVNGVKILLKELQIGFDGDLIERLEMVDALQCLGIDRYFLAEIKEALDYVYGSWDGSVGIGLGCKSTRKDLNATALGLRVLRLYRYHVSPAVLKNFKNKNGQFISHGRNNDQIDIRDEHMMRSMINLLRASSLAFLGETVMKDAKVFSSAYLKQLLEKSEDINQKSCLKEAEYSLLYEWASTFPRWEARSYIEIYELDNRLKDKIILELVKLDFNILQSIYKMEMKKLSSWXQNSGVSKLIVVRERSIEYYLLAVSAIDNAEFGSSRIALAKAATLVSLLDDLFDDYLTLDQVELVSKAIVQGWDISIVQKVPNNFKKIVEFVFKTLQELTSEATQTQGHDMMQFIRKTWADYAEASLKQAKWKESQYIPTYNEYINISATTGASGLLSLHPILLAFPNLEDDAIEKIFLNKSRLYEIIWLIGCIVDDIHDFQDDKLHGQIASTISFYMKDHPEYLEEDALMHMNNHFDELLTKLRWEFLNPNKVLLEWDRLYFNLGRGVQSFYIFGDGFSYHEKGVHQRVFKVLFDIDAIVGINIPSLIPPTFVIVVDSMLEALSRDQMSYIENGSPCASRILHGQKKSSRTPKRQKVQEREEQAEPGVTSGPRVEGPAGALGGGASGELRWPRVQQQRQGPRGPMVGAEKVELEVAKRWGQMAARGLRPRKVYCGNLRQLQGSHGTLRTVGTPRKF, encoded by the exons ATGCCAGAAAGATTTCACAATAAGTGGAATAATGATTTTGTGCAGTCTTTGGAAACACCATACGAG GGATCAGAATACCGCGAAAGTGTGGAAACACTGGTGAATGGAGTCAAAATCTTGTTAAAAGAATTGCAGATTGGATTTGATGGCGATCTGATCGAGCGGCTTGAGATGGTTGATGCATTGCAATGCCTCGGGATAGATCGATATTTTCTGGCTGAGATAAAAGAGGCTCTTGATTATGTTTACGGGT CTTGGGATGGAAGTGTGGGGATAGGATTAGGCTGTAAAAGCACTAGAAAGGATTTGAATGCCACTGCTTTAGGACTCAGAGTACTTCGACTCTATCGTTATCACGTCTCTCCAGC TGTGTTGAAGAACTTCAAGAACAAAAATGGGCAGTTCATTTCCCATGGAAGAAATAATGATCAGATTGATATCAGAGATGAACACATGATGAGAAGTATGATCAACCTCTTAAGAGCTTCAAGTTTAGCATTTCTTGGAGAGACAGTTATGAAAGATGCTAAAGTGTTCAGCTCTGCTTATCTCAAACAATTATTAGAAAAATCTGAAGATATAAACCAGAAAAGTTGTTTGAAAGAG gCTGAGTATTCTCTCCTATATGAATGGGCTTCTACTTTCCCTCGGTGGGAGGCACGAAgttatatagaaatatatgaattgGATAACAG gttGAAGGACAAAATCATTTTAGAATTGGtcaaattagatttcaatatattGCAATCTATATACAAGATGGAGATGAAAAAACTCTCCAG TTGGTAGCAGAATTCTGGGGTTTCAAAATTGATTGTAGTTAGAGAGCGCTCAATTGAATATTACTTGTTGGCAGTTAGTGCTATAGATAATGCAGAGTTTGGTAGTAGCAGAATAGCTTTGGCCAAAGCAGCAACTCTTGTTTCTTTactagatgatctttttgatgatTACTTGACCCTTGACCAAGTTGAGCTTGTTAGTAAGGCTATTGTTCAAGGTTGGGATATTTCTATTGTACAAAAAGTTccaaacaatttcaaaaaaattgtggAATTTGTTTTTAAAACATTACAAGAATTGACAAGTGAGGCAACACAAACCCAAGGACATGACATGATGCAATTCATTAGAAAAACA TGGGCAGATTATGCAGAAGCTAGTTTGAAACAAGCAAAATGGAAAGAAAGTCAATATATTccaacctacaatgagtacataaATATTTCTGCAACAACTGGAGCAAGTGGACTATTATCATTGCATCCAATCCTTTTAGCATTTCCTAATTTGGAAGATGATGCtattgagaaaatatttctcaataaATCAAGATTATATGAGATTATATGGTTGATTGGATGCATAGTTGATGATATTCATGATTTCCAG gATGACAAGCTCCATGGACAAATAGCCTCAACAATTTCTTTCTATATGAAGGATCATCCTGAATATTTAGAAGAAGATGCATTAATGCATAtgaacaaccattttgatgaaTTGCTTACAAAATTAAGATGGGAATTTCTGAATCCCAACAAAGTTCTTCTTGAATGGGATAGATTATACTTCAATCTTGGTAGAGGAGTTCAAAGCTTTTATATATTTGGTGATGGGTTTTCATATCATGAAAAGGGAGTCCACCAACGAGTATTCAAAGTTCTTTTTGATATA GATGCAATAGTTGGTATTAATATACCATCTCTCATTCCTCCCACTTTTGTTATAGTTGTAGATTCGATGCTTGAG GCACTGTCAAGGGATCAAATGTCCTATATTGAAAAT GGTAGCCCATGTGCATCTAGGATACTACATGGGCAAAAGAAATCATCAAGGACACCTAAACgtcaaaag Gttcaagagagggaagag CAAGCGGAGCCAGGGGTGACCAGCGGTCCGAGGGTGGAAGGGCCAGCGGGTGCGTTGGGTGGCGGGGCCAGTGGGGAGCTGCGTTGGCCGAGGGTGCAACAGCAGCGGCAAGGGCCAAGAGGGCCGATGGTGGGGGCTGAGAAGGTGGAGTTGGAGGTGGCCAAGAGGTGGGGCCAGATGGCGGCGCGGGGCCTGAGGCCTAGAAAAGTCTACTGCGGCAACCTGCGGCAGTTGCAGGggtcccacggtaccctgcgtactgtGGGAACCccaagaaaattttga